In the Devosia sp. SL43 genome, one interval contains:
- a CDS encoding aspartate-semialdehyde dehydrogenase produces the protein MGYRVAVVGATGNVGREVLNILAERKFPADEVIALASSRSIGREISYGDKILKAKNLDDFDFKGVDFAIMSAGSTISKDWGPRIAATGCIVIDNSSFWRYDSNVPLIVPEVNAHVLEAWLANPTRLNIIANPNCSTAQLVVALKPLHDFAKIKRVVVSTYQSVSGAGKEGVDELWNQTKGIFVNDSPGPGNKFPKQIAFNVIPHIDVFMEDGSTKEEWKVMAETKKILDPKIKVTCTAVRVPVFVGHSEAVNIEFENPISPDEARDILREAPGVSVIDKREPGGYATPVESVGEYDTFVSRIREDATIENGLNIWVVSDNLRKGAALNTIQIAETLIELGLQSRKAAA, from the coding sequence ATGGGTTATCGCGTCGCTGTCGTCGGTGCCACGGGCAATGTGGGCCGGGAAGTTCTCAATATTCTGGCCGAACGCAAGTTCCCCGCCGACGAGGTCATCGCCCTCGCCTCCTCGCGCTCGATTGGCCGCGAGATCTCTTATGGCGACAAGATCCTCAAGGCCAAGAACCTTGACGATTTCGACTTCAAGGGCGTCGACTTCGCCATCATGTCGGCCGGCTCGACCATTTCCAAGGACTGGGGTCCGCGCATTGCGGCAACCGGCTGCATCGTCATCGATAATTCCAGCTTCTGGCGCTACGATTCCAACGTGCCGCTGATCGTGCCTGAAGTGAACGCGCATGTGCTCGAGGCTTGGCTGGCCAACCCGACGCGCCTCAACATCATCGCCAACCCGAACTGCTCGACGGCCCAGCTCGTCGTGGCGCTGAAGCCGCTGCATGACTTCGCCAAGATCAAGCGCGTCGTCGTCTCGACCTATCAGTCGGTTTCGGGCGCCGGCAAGGAAGGCGTCGACGAGCTGTGGAACCAGACCAAGGGCATCTTCGTCAATGACAGCCCGGGCCCGGGCAACAAGTTCCCCAAGCAGATCGCCTTCAACGTCATTCCCCATATCGACGTCTTCATGGAAGACGGCTCGACCAAGGAAGAGTGGAAGGTGATGGCCGAGACCAAGAAGATCCTCGATCCCAAGATCAAGGTGACTTGCACCGCCGTGCGCGTGCCGGTGTTTGTCGGCCATTCGGAAGCCGTCAATATCGAGTTCGAAAACCCGATTTCGCCCGACGAAGCCCGCGACATCCTGCGCGAGGCGCCGGGCGTTTCGGTCATCGACAAGCGCGAGCCGGGTGGCTATGCGACGCCGGTCGAAAGCGTGGGCGAATACGACACCTTCGTCAGCCGCATCCGCGAGGACGCCACCATCGAGAATGGCCTCAATATCTGGGTCGTCTCGGACAATCTGCGCAAGGGCGCCGCGCTCAACACCATCCAGATCGCCGAAACGCTGATCGAACTGGGCCTGCAGTCGCGCAAGGCTGCGGCTTAA
- a CDS encoding YggT family protein, translating to MRAVLDIILLILDLYWWIVIAMIIMSWLISFNVINTRNQFVEAVWRILNQLTEPVLRPIRKIMPNISGLDLSPIILFIIIFFIQRIIAYYIYPNVF from the coding sequence ATGCGCGCCGTGCTCGACATCATTCTTCTGATCCTCGATCTCTACTGGTGGATCGTGATCGCCATGATCATCATGAGCTGGCTGATCTCCTTCAACGTGATCAATACGCGCAATCAGTTCGTCGAGGCGGTGTGGCGCATCCTCAACCAGCTCACCGAGCCGGTGCTGCGCCCGATCCGCAAGATCATGCCCAATATCTCGGGGCTCGATCTCAGCCCGATCATCCTTTTCATCATCATCTTCTTCATCCAGCGCATCATCGCCTACTACATCTATCCCAACGTGTTCTAA
- a CDS encoding EamA family transporter, whose protein sequence is MSFRDLALALGVVLIWGLNFVAIKWGVDEVPPFLLTALRYIGCALPAVFFIRKPQVGWPMLIAYGLTVGVLQFSFLFSAIKLGMPAGLASLVMQMQVFFTMGLAILFLRDRPTPAQLGGAAIALAGLATIGAEHIGGAVLLPLLMTLVAAGFWAISNIVTKRAGKVDMFAFVIWGSLVPPLPMLALSLIVEGPQAVTGLLAISPQAWFSVLFIAYGSTLLGYGAWAVLLGRYPASMVVPFALLVPVVGFAAAFVFLGEAVTPLEIAGSLLIFVGLVLNVFGPRLVARLRAA, encoded by the coding sequence TTGTCCTTCCGCGACTTAGCTCTCGCCCTTGGCGTCGTCCTCATCTGGGGGCTGAATTTCGTCGCCATCAAATGGGGCGTCGATGAGGTTCCGCCCTTCCTGCTGACCGCCCTGCGTTATATCGGCTGCGCCCTGCCCGCCGTGTTCTTCATCCGCAAGCCGCAGGTCGGCTGGCCGATGCTGATCGCCTATGGGCTGACCGTCGGCGTGCTGCAATTCAGCTTTCTCTTTTCCGCCATCAAGCTGGGCATGCCGGCCGGGCTGGCGAGCCTGGTCATGCAGATGCAGGTGTTCTTCACCATGGGCCTCGCCATACTGTTCCTGCGCGACCGGCCGACGCCGGCCCAGTTGGGTGGCGCGGCCATCGCCCTGGCGGGTCTTGCCACGATTGGCGCCGAGCATATTGGCGGCGCAGTCTTACTGCCGCTGCTGATGACGCTGGTAGCGGCCGGGTTCTGGGCCATCTCCAACATCGTCACCAAGCGCGCCGGCAAGGTGGACATGTTCGCCTTCGTCATCTGGGGGAGCCTGGTGCCACCACTGCCCATGCTGGCTTTGTCGCTGATTGTTGAGGGACCGCAAGCGGTGACGGGTCTGCTGGCGATCAGCCCGCAGGCCTGGTTCTCGGTGCTGTTCATCGCCTATGGCTCGACGCTGCTCGGCTATGGCGCGTGGGCGGTGCTGCTGGGACGCTATCCGGCAAGCATGGTGGTGCCCTTTGCGCTGCTGGTGCCGGTGGTGGGCTTTGCGGCGGCCTTCGTGTTTCTGGGCGAAGCGGTCACGCCGCTCGAAATTGCCGGCAGCCTGCTGATCTTCGTTGGGCTGGTGCTCAACGTCTTCGGCCCGAGGCTCGTGGCAAGGTTACGGGCAGCCTGA
- a CDS encoding DUF167 family protein — translation MTAPLCYRLSPNGLSLFVRVTPNAGRDAIEGVEIRDDGTAVLRLRVSAVPDKGKANAAVVALVAKALDVPKSAVSVTSGGTARLKTLDVVGDGAALAALLGGLG, via the coding sequence TTGACCGCGCCGCTCTGCTACCGGCTCAGCCCCAACGGGCTGAGCCTTTTTGTTCGCGTCACCCCCAATGCAGGTCGCGACGCCATCGAGGGTGTCGAGATCCGCGACGATGGCACGGCCGTGCTGCGATTGCGGGTGAGCGCGGTGCCCGACAAGGGCAAGGCCAACGCCGCGGTCGTCGCGCTGGTGGCCAAGGCGCTCGATGTGCCCAAATCGGCGGTGAGCGTGACGAGCGGGGGGACGGCGCGGCTCAAGACGCTTGATGTGGTGGGGGATGGTGCGGCGCTGGCTGCCTTGCTCGGCGGGCTCGGTTAG
- the deoD gene encoding purine-nucleoside phosphorylase yields the protein MTPHNHAKPGDYAEAVLLPGDPLRAKWIAETFLEDAKLVNSVRNCLGYTGTWKGKRVSVQATGMGQPSLSIYVHELINVYGLKTLIRVGTCGGLNAKVKVRDLILAQAASTDSAIVRDRFGAYNFAPIADFGLLRSAAEKAEAAGMRYHAGNMLSSDIFYHADGMAGYDKLPDHGVIGVEMEAAALYTLAARFGVKALTICTMTDCLITKEEIDAQERQTSLKEMVTVALDVAVEA from the coding sequence ATGACGCCGCATAATCACGCCAAGCCGGGCGACTATGCCGAGGCTGTGCTGCTGCCGGGCGATCCGCTGCGCGCCAAATGGATCGCCGAGACGTTCCTGGAGGACGCAAAGCTGGTCAATTCGGTGCGCAATTGCCTGGGTTATACCGGCACCTGGAAGGGCAAGCGCGTTTCGGTGCAGGCCACGGGCATGGGGCAGCCATCGCTGTCGATCTACGTGCATGAGCTGATCAATGTTTATGGCCTCAAGACGCTGATCCGCGTCGGCACCTGTGGCGGGCTCAATGCCAAGGTCAAGGTGCGCGACCTGATCCTGGCGCAGGCGGCCTCGACCGACAGCGCCATCGTGCGCGACCGCTTCGGCGCCTATAATTTTGCGCCGATCGCCGATTTCGGTTTGCTGAGATCTGCCGCCGAGAAGGCCGAAGCGGCGGGCATGCGTTACCATGCCGGCAATATGCTGAGCTCGGACATTTTCTACCATGCCGACGGCATGGCGGGTTACGACAAGCTGCCCGACCATGGCGTCATCGGCGTCGAGATGGAAGCGGCAGCGCTCTATACGCTGGCAGCACGCTTCGGCGTCAAGGCGCTGACCATCTGCACCATGACCGACTGCCTGATCACCAAGGAAGAGATCGACGCGCAGGAGCGGCAGACCTCGCTCAAGGAGATGGTGACGGTGGCACTGGATGTGGCGGTGGAGGCTTAG
- a CDS encoding EamA family transporter, with product MPIRHILLALLVVAIWGFNFTVIKLSVEALPPLLAAALRFFCAALPLVFFIKPPKADWRLVVGFGLSFGFLLYAFLNLSIAWGMSAGLSSLVLQVQAFFTMGLAFLILGERPSRFQVIGALIAFGGIAVIATERLGATALLPLGLNLLGAFSWGLANVLTKKAGKVDALAFTVWGALAAPLPLLALSLLVEGPQTVLTALAGFNWSDAGLIAFLAYPATLLGGAIWSWLLGRHPATTVAPFTLLVPISGLLSGYLVLGETITAIEIIGGLLVIVGLGVTVWRRRPLQIEKP from the coding sequence ATGCCGATCCGCCATATCCTCCTGGCCCTGCTGGTCGTCGCCATCTGGGGCTTCAACTTCACCGTCATCAAGCTCAGCGTCGAGGCTCTGCCGCCCCTGCTCGCCGCTGCGTTGCGCTTCTTCTGCGCCGCCCTGCCGCTGGTGTTTTTCATCAAGCCGCCCAAGGCCGATTGGCGCCTGGTTGTCGGCTTTGGCCTGTCCTTCGGCTTCCTGCTCTACGCCTTCCTCAACCTCTCGATCGCCTGGGGCATGTCGGCGGGGCTGAGTTCGCTGGTGCTGCAGGTGCAAGCCTTCTTCACCATGGGCCTGGCCTTCCTGATCCTGGGCGAGCGGCCGAGCCGCTTCCAGGTCATCGGGGCGCTGATCGCCTTTGGCGGCATCGCCGTGATCGCCACCGAACGGCTGGGCGCCACTGCCCTGCTGCCGCTGGGCCTCAACCTGCTGGGCGCCTTTAGCTGGGGCCTCGCCAACGTGCTGACCAAGAAGGCCGGCAAGGTCGATGCTTTGGCCTTCACCGTCTGGGGCGCGCTGGCCGCGCCGCTGCCATTGCTGGCTCTGTCGTTGCTGGTCGAAGGTCCGCAGACGGTGCTGACCGCGCTGGCCGGCTTCAACTGGTCCGACGCGGGGCTGATCGCTTTCCTCGCCTATCCGGCGACGCTGCTGGGTGGCGCGATCTGGAGCTGGCTGCTGGGCCGGCACCCGGCGACGACTGTCGCGCCATTCACACTGCTGGTGCCAATATCGGGGCTGCTCTCGGGCTATCTGGTGCTGGGCGAAACCATCACGGCGATAGAGATAATTGGCGGGTTGCTGGTCATCGTCGGGTTGGGCGTGACGGTGTGGCGGAGACGGCCCCTCCAGATCGAGAAGCCGTGA
- the argC gene encoding N-acetyl-gamma-glutamyl-phosphate reductase encodes MVAKIFIDGEAGTTGLQIRERLAGRRDLEVLSISADKRKDQDERKRLLNEADVAILCLPDDAAKESVSLIENGSTRVIDASTAFRVHPDWAYGFAEMDKAQSAVIANARFVANPGCWPQGLIANVRPLIEAGLLPADYALSYNGISGYTGGGKAMIGEYEAAGDAASHFMPYGLTFQHKHVPEMTAYTGTKVAPLFVPTVGDFAQGMTTFVPLQLGHLAKVPSGKDLHAAIADHFAAIPDSFVAVAPYDPSLGKTPDLDPQAHNDTNTMTLHVFANDARAQAVLVAVYDNLGKGASGAAVQNLNLMLGVSAKESLAA; translated from the coding sequence ATGGTCGCCAAGATTTTCATCGACGGGGAAGCCGGAACCACGGGTCTGCAGATCCGCGAGCGCCTGGCCGGCCGGCGCGACCTAGAAGTGCTGTCAATCTCCGCCGACAAGCGCAAGGATCAGGACGAGCGCAAACGGCTGCTCAATGAGGCCGACGTCGCCATCCTCTGCCTGCCCGACGATGCAGCCAAGGAGAGCGTGTCGCTGATCGAGAACGGCAGCACGCGCGTCATCGATGCCTCCACCGCCTTCCGTGTCCACCCCGACTGGGCCTATGGCTTTGCCGAGATGGACAAGGCCCAGAGCGCAGTGATCGCCAATGCGCGCTTCGTCGCCAATCCCGGCTGCTGGCCGCAGGGGCTGATCGCCAATGTGCGCCCATTGATCGAGGCCGGCTTGCTGCCAGCCGACTATGCGCTGAGCTATAACGGCATTTCCGGCTATACCGGCGGCGGCAAGGCGATGATCGGTGAGTATGAGGCTGCGGGCGACGCCGCCAGCCACTTCATGCCCTATGGCCTCACCTTCCAGCACAAGCATGTGCCTGAAATGACCGCCTATACCGGCACCAAGGTTGCTCCGCTCTTCGTCCCCACCGTCGGCGATTTCGCCCAGGGTATGACCACCTTCGTGCCGCTGCAGCTTGGGCACCTGGCCAAGGTGCCATCGGGCAAGGACCTGCACGCCGCGATTGCCGACCACTTCGCCGCCATCCCCGACAGCTTCGTCGCCGTCGCTCCCTATGATCCGAGCCTGGGCAAGACACCCGATCTCGATCCGCAGGCGCATAACGACACCAACACCATGACGCTGCATGTCTTCGCCAACGATGCGCGCGCGCAGGCGGTGCTGGTCGCCGTCTATGACAATCTCGGCAAGGGCGCCTCTGGTGCCGCCGTGCAAAATCTCAACTTGATGCTGGGTGTGAGTGCCAAGGAAAGCCTGGCCGCCTGA
- a CDS encoding GNAT family N-acetyltransferase, translated as MDGITLRQANAEDIADVAGLFARSRAVALPFLPVLHSGAEDIAFLAGYLERGLLTLAERDGRLLGFLAETPGWIEQLYLEPDQRGQGIGSRLVDAAKQRQNRLELWCFVDNHAGRAFYIRHGFIEIRRTDGDNEEKLPDILLGWQRPA; from the coding sequence ATGGACGGCATCACCCTGCGACAAGCCAACGCCGAGGACATCGCTGATGTGGCCGGGCTGTTCGCCCGGTCTCGCGCCGTCGCCCTGCCGTTTCTGCCGGTGCTGCATAGTGGCGCGGAAGACATCGCCTTTCTTGCCGGCTACCTCGAGCGCGGGCTACTGACCCTGGCCGAGAGGGACGGCAGGCTGCTCGGCTTCCTCGCCGAGACACCCGGCTGGATCGAACAGCTCTATCTTGAGCCCGATCAGCGCGGGCAAGGCATCGGAAGCAGGCTTGTCGACGCCGCGAAACAGCGGCAGAACCGGCTCGAACTTTGGTGCTTTGTCGACAACCATGCCGGCCGGGCGTTCTATATCAGGCACGGCTTCATCGAAATCCGGCGCACCGACGGCGACAACGAAGAGAAGTTGCCCGATATTCTTCTTGGCTGGCAGCGTCCGGCCTGA
- a CDS encoding LLM class flavin-dependent oxidoreductase: protein MTAPFALSLQDLAPIAEGTSTSEAMAETIRLAKTADQLGYTRLWYAEHHGMPSIASSVPEILIGSAAAHTKNIRVGSGGVMLLNHAPLRIAEAYRTLEALHPGRIDLGLGRAPGGDGYAMRALRSGGGEEFSAYLAELMAFDDDSFPPEHPFSRVPVSPGGIRLPPMWLLGSSGASASAAGQLGIGYAFAAHFSHTPPAPAFEAYRYAFAGNAAFPKPRTMLCVSVICAPTDEEAQYLSRSQAVSWALFTTGEQRKLMSPEDAHARVLTPQQQAVIDHQSSLWIVGSPSTVRDTIAAKAESCAADEVMITTTIHSYALRRRSYALIAEAFGVTPRG, encoded by the coding sequence ATGACCGCACCCTTTGCCCTGTCGCTCCAGGATCTCGCCCCCATTGCCGAGGGCACCAGTACATCGGAGGCGATGGCCGAAACCATTCGCCTGGCCAAGACTGCCGACCAGCTCGGCTATACCAGGCTGTGGTACGCCGAGCATCACGGCATGCCTTCCATCGCCTCCTCGGTGCCGGAAATCCTGATCGGCAGCGCCGCCGCGCATACCAAGAATATCCGTGTCGGTTCGGGCGGCGTGATGCTGCTCAACCATGCGCCGCTGCGCATCGCCGAAGCCTATCGCACGCTCGAAGCGCTGCATCCGGGCCGTATCGATCTGGGGCTTGGTCGCGCGCCCGGTGGCGATGGCTATGCGATGCGCGCTTTGCGCAGCGGCGGCGGCGAGGAGTTTTCGGCCTATCTGGCCGAGCTAATGGCCTTCGACGACGACAGCTTTCCGCCTGAGCACCCTTTCTCGCGCGTGCCGGTGTCGCCGGGCGGTATCCGGCTGCCGCCGATGTGGCTCTTGGGCTCGTCGGGCGCCAGCGCGTCGGCGGCGGGGCAGCTGGGCATCGGCTATGCCTTTGCCGCCCATTTCAGCCACACGCCACCGGCCCCGGCCTTCGAGGCCTATCGCTACGCCTTTGCCGGCAACGCAGCCTTTCCCAAACCGCGCACCATGCTCTGTGTTTCGGTGATCTGTGCGCCCACGGACGAAGAAGCGCAGTACCTGTCGCGCTCGCAAGCGGTGAGCTGGGCTTTGTTCACGACCGGCGAACAGCGTAAGCTGATGAGCCCTGAAGACGCCCATGCCCGCGTGCTGACGCCGCAGCAGCAGGCGGTCATCGACCACCAGTCGAGCCTGTGGATTGTCGGCTCGCCCAGCACGGTTCGCGACACCATCGCCGCCAAAGCCGAGAGCTGCGCGGCCGACGAAGTGATGATCACCACCACCATCCACAGCTACGCGCTGCGGCGGCGGAGCTACGCACTGATTGCCGAGGCGTTCGGGGTGACGCCGCGCGGATAA
- a CDS encoding acyloxyacyl hydrolase, which translates to MNCLHASVLAVALTTAAIAPSVAQDLMYSPNPIADVVSELRIGGHIHDVHYAMLPFMVNEWEYDNIGDISFDVLFRTPDLDAFRWIGSPRPEIGATISLNGYESLAHLGLTWQLPVFDTPIYLEGTFGAAIHNGYLTNAPVGYSSFGCRVNFYERFGIGAHVSDNVTATLTYEHTSNAGLCSDNAGLSNVGLRVGWKF; encoded by the coding sequence ATGAATTGCTTGCATGCATCTGTCTTGGCCGTGGCGCTGACCACTGCTGCAATCGCCCCGAGCGTTGCTCAGGATTTGATGTACTCGCCCAATCCGATTGCCGACGTGGTGAGCGAGCTGCGCATCGGCGGGCATATTCACGACGTCCACTATGCCATGCTGCCCTTCATGGTGAACGAATGGGAATACGACAATATCGGCGACATCAGCTTCGACGTGCTGTTCCGCACGCCGGACCTCGATGCCTTCCGCTGGATCGGCTCGCCCCGCCCGGAAATCGGCGCCACGATCAGCCTCAACGGCTATGAGAGCCTGGCCCATCTCGGCCTGACCTGGCAGTTGCCGGTTTTCGATACGCCGATCTATCTCGAAGGTACGTTCGGTGCAGCCATCCACAATGGCTACCTGACCAATGCACCAGTGGGCTATTCGAGCTTTGGCTGTCGCGTCAATTTCTACGAGCGTTTCGGCATCGGCGCCCATGTCAGCGATAATGTCACCGCGACGCTGACCTATGAGCACACGTCCAATGCGGGCCTGTGCAGTGACAATGCCGGCCTCTCCAATGTGGGCCTGCGCGTCGGCTGGAAGTTCTAG
- a CDS encoding NAD(P)/FAD-dependent oxidoreductase, with protein sequence MPHYDVIVLGAGAAGMMAAVEAGRRGRSVLVVDHAKYAGEKIRISGGGRCNFTNINATTDKGRDRFLSQNPRFALSALSRYTPDMFIAMVREHGIAFHEKTLGQLFCDGPATQINTMLLGEMRKAGVTLVLETAVERVSQVETGFAVELSTSSITADSVVVATGGKSIPKMGATGLGYQLATQFGLRLTDTRPGLVPLTFETGALEKLKELSGIAADAIVSHGKTAFEEALLFTHRGLSGPAILQISSYWREGDSIAIDFLPHQDAAEQLRAARKANPKVQVQTVLGGMLPKKLAQLLGDELDLPGMIGDFSDKKLAAVEAMLKAWTLKPVGSEGYRTAEVTLGGVDTRDLDAKTMAARNVPGLYFVGEVVDVTGWLGGYNFQWAWASGWAAGQVA encoded by the coding sequence ATGCCCCATTATGACGTGATCGTTCTCGGCGCCGGTGCCGCGGGCATGATGGCCGCCGTTGAGGCCGGCCGGCGCGGCCGTTCGGTACTGGTGGTCGATCACGCCAAATATGCAGGCGAGAAGATCCGCATTTCCGGCGGCGGCCGCTGCAACTTCACCAATATCAACGCGACCACGGACAAGGGCCGCGATCGGTTCCTCAGCCAGAACCCGCGTTTCGCCCTGTCGGCGCTCAGCCGCTACACGCCCGACATGTTCATAGCCATGGTGCGCGAACACGGCATCGCCTTCCACGAAAAGACGCTGGGCCAGCTGTTCTGCGATGGTCCTGCCACCCAGATCAACACCATGCTGCTGGGCGAAATGCGCAAGGCCGGCGTAACGCTGGTGCTCGAAACCGCGGTCGAGCGGGTCAGTCAGGTCGAAACGGGATTTGCGGTCGAGCTTTCGACATCCTCGATCACGGCAGACAGCGTTGTGGTCGCCACCGGCGGCAAGTCCATCCCCAAGATGGGCGCCACGGGTCTTGGCTATCAGCTCGCCACCCAGTTCGGCCTGCGCCTCACCGATACGCGTCCGGGTCTGGTGCCGCTGACCTTCGAGACCGGCGCTTTGGAAAAGCTCAAGGAGCTCTCCGGCATCGCCGCCGACGCCATCGTCAGCCACGGCAAGACGGCATTCGAGGAAGCGCTGCTGTTCACCCATCGCGGCCTCAGCGGTCCGGCGATCCTGCAGATCTCATCCTATTGGCGCGAGGGCGACAGCATCGCCATCGACTTCCTGCCGCATCAGGACGCGGCCGAACAGCTGCGCGCGGCGCGCAAGGCCAATCCCAAGGTACAGGTGCAGACCGTCCTGGGTGGCATGCTGCCAAAGAAGCTGGCGCAACTGTTGGGCGACGAACTCGATCTGCCCGGCATGATCGGCGATTTCTCCGACAAGAAGCTGGCCGCCGTCGAAGCCATGCTCAAGGCCTGGACGCTCAAGCCCGTCGGCTCGGAGGGCTATCGCACCGCCGAAGTGACGCTTGGCGGCGTCGACACGCGCGACCTCGATGCCAAGACCATGGCGGCACGCAATGTGCCGGGCCTCTATTTCGTCGGCGAGGTCGTCGACGTCACCGGCTGGCTGGGCGGCTACAATTTCCAGTGGGCCTGGGCCTCGGGCTGGGCCGCCGGGCAGGTGGCCTAG